A genomic region of Noviherbaspirillum sp. L7-7A contains the following coding sequences:
- a CDS encoding cupin domain-containing protein, with the protein MHDSPTPQQVTALRAGPATATIQGLPYFNGISADSAGARGLAMHLVVIPPGGAARPHVHEGYETGIYVLEGRVETRYGMRLEQVVVSEPGDFLFIPPGVPHEARNLSQTEPARAVVARNDANEREKVTPYDPPSQGTQS; encoded by the coding sequence ATGCACGATAGCCCCACACCTCAGCAGGTAACCGCGCTGCGCGCCGGCCCGGCAACCGCCACCATCCAGGGACTGCCTTATTTCAACGGCATCTCCGCCGACAGCGCCGGCGCGCGCGGGCTGGCGATGCACCTGGTGGTGATCCCGCCCGGCGGCGCAGCGCGGCCGCATGTGCATGAAGGCTATGAAACCGGCATCTATGTGCTGGAAGGGCGGGTCGAAACCCGTTACGGCATGCGGCTGGAGCAGGTGGTGGTGAGCGAGCCGGGCGACTTCCTGTTCATCCCGCCCGGCGTGCCGCACGAGGCGCGCAACCTGAGCCAGACCGAGCCGGCGCGGGCCGTGGTGGCGCGCAATGACGCCAACGAGCGCGAGAAGGTGACTCCCTACGATCCGCCGTCGCAGGGCACTCAATCGTAA
- the pdxA gene encoding 4-hydroxythreonine-4-phosphate dehydrogenase PdxA, with the protein MPRPGVLPAIAITTGEPAGIGPEIAIRAAWELRHEVRSVLIGDSAFLAMTAAAIDPDISLVALSQMAVNNNGLPAFPAGRLAVIDCTLAAHVRPGELDANNGRYVLETLDVAINGAMRGWLAAIVTAPLQKSTINDAGVAFTGHTEYLAERTGTPQVVMMLATDATPTPLRVALATTHLALKDVPAAITAGSLARTIDIIDADLRGKFGIAAPRILVTGLNPHAGENGYLGREEIEVITPALEAARARGIDAQGPYPADTLFQAKYLEHADCVLAMYHDQGLPVLKHASFGRGVNITLGLPIIRTSVDHGTALDLAAQGLGRADHGSMVEAIRTAARMAAAQDSKAQ; encoded by the coding sequence ATGCCCCGCCCGGGCGTCTTGCCTGCGATCGCCATCACCACCGGCGAGCCGGCCGGCATTGGCCCCGAGATCGCGATCCGCGCGGCCTGGGAGCTGCGCCATGAAGTGCGCAGCGTGCTGATCGGCGATTCCGCCTTCCTGGCCATGACCGCCGCCGCGATCGATCCGGACATCAGCCTGGTGGCGCTGTCGCAGATGGCGGTCAACAACAATGGCCTGCCGGCTTTCCCGGCCGGACGCCTTGCCGTGATCGACTGCACGCTGGCGGCGCATGTGCGGCCCGGCGAACTCGACGCCAACAACGGCCGCTATGTGCTGGAAACCCTGGACGTGGCGATAAACGGCGCCATGCGCGGCTGGCTGGCGGCCATCGTCACCGCACCGCTGCAGAAGAGCACGATCAACGACGCCGGCGTTGCCTTCACCGGCCATACCGAATACCTGGCCGAAAGAACCGGCACGCCGCAGGTCGTGATGATGCTGGCCACCGACGCCACGCCCACGCCGCTGCGGGTGGCGCTGGCCACCACCCATCTGGCGCTGAAGGATGTGCCGGCCGCGATCACCGCCGGCAGCCTGGCGCGCACGATCGACATCATCGATGCCGACCTGCGCGGCAAGTTCGGCATTGCCGCGCCGCGCATCCTGGTCACGGGCCTGAATCCGCATGCCGGCGAGAATGGCTATCTGGGGCGCGAGGAGATCGAGGTGATCACGCCAGCCCTGGAAGCGGCCCGCGCGCGCGGCATCGATGCACAGGGACCGTATCCGGCCGACACCCTGTTCCAGGCCAAGTACCTGGAGCATGCCGACTGCGTGCTGGCGATGTACCACGACCAGGGCCTGCCGGTTCTCAAGCACGCCAGCTTTGGCCGCGGCGTCAACATCACCCTGGGCCTGCCCATCATCCGCACCTCGGTCGACCACGGCACCGCGCTCGACCTGGCGGCGCAGGGCCTGGGCCGCGCCGACCATGGCAGCATGGTCGAAGCCATCCGCACCGCGGCCCGCATGGCCGCCGCACAAGACAGCAAGGCGCAATGA
- a CDS encoding chromate transporter, whose protein sequence is MNLPPSQDHPQPRSLSDLFISFSLLALQGFGGVLAVVQHELVERKRWLTREEFIEDWAVAQIMPGPNVVNLSMMIGSRYFGLPGALTALAGMLTFPLVVVLCMALAYSHFADNAQVAGALRGMGAVAAGLIIATGIKLISALNRHPLGKPACLLLAALCFGAVALLQWPLLYVLAGLGTLACVLTWRKIRP, encoded by the coding sequence ATGAATTTGCCCCCTTCTCAGGACCATCCCCAGCCACGCTCGCTGTCCGACCTTTTCATATCCTTTTCCCTGCTGGCCCTGCAAGGCTTCGGCGGCGTGCTGGCGGTGGTGCAGCATGAGCTGGTGGAGCGCAAGCGCTGGCTGACCCGCGAGGAATTCATCGAGGACTGGGCGGTGGCGCAGATCATGCCCGGCCCCAACGTGGTGAACCTGTCGATGATGATAGGCAGCCGCTACTTCGGCCTGCCGGGCGCCCTGACCGCGCTGGCCGGCATGCTGACCTTTCCGCTGGTGGTGGTGCTGTGCATGGCGCTGGCGTACAGCCATTTTGCCGACAATGCCCAGGTTGCCGGCGCGCTGCGCGGCATGGGCGCGGTGGCGGCCGGCCTGATCATTGCGACCGGCATCAAGCTGATCAGCGCGCTGAACCGCCATCCGCTGGGCAAGCCGGCCTGCCTGCTGCTGGCCGCCCTCTGCTTCGGCGCGGTGGCGCTGCTGCAGTGGCCGCTGCTGTATGTGCTGGCGGGCCTGGGCACGCTGGCCTGCGTGCTGACCTGGCGGAAGATCCGTCCATGA
- a CDS encoding chromate transporter, producing MSALLQMHPADWLDLFVHYLSLSLLAVGGAITTAPDMHRYLVDQQHWMSESQFTAAITLAQAAPGPNVLFIALMGWQVGVNSGSLLNALMGMAITMTGILLPSTTLTYVASRWGHNNRDLRAVRAFKQGMAPVVVGLILATGWLMSRAHGDLARDWPLWLLTAVTAVVVWKTRVHLLWLLAAGGLLGWFGWI from the coding sequence ATGAGCGCGCTGTTGCAGATGCATCCGGCGGACTGGCTCGACCTGTTCGTGCATTACCTGTCGCTGTCGCTGCTGGCGGTGGGCGGCGCCATCACCACCGCGCCTGACATGCACCGTTACCTGGTGGACCAGCAGCACTGGATGAGCGAATCCCAGTTCACCGCCGCCATCACCCTGGCCCAGGCCGCGCCCGGCCCGAACGTGCTGTTCATTGCGCTGATGGGCTGGCAGGTGGGTGTCAACAGCGGCAGCCTGCTCAATGCGCTGATGGGCATGGCCATCACGATGACCGGCATCCTGCTGCCCAGCACCACCCTGACCTACGTCGCCTCGCGCTGGGGCCACAACAACCGCGACCTGCGGGCGGTGCGCGCCTTCAAGCAGGGCATGGCGCCGGTGGTGGTCGGGCTGATTCTGGCAACCGGCTGGCTGATGAGCCGCGCCCACGGCGACCTGGCCCGGGACTGGCCGCTATGGCTGCTGACGGCGGTCACCGCGGTGGTGGTGTGGAAGACGCGGGTGCATTTGCTGTGGCTGCTGGCCGCAGGGGGGCTGCTGGGGTGGTTCGGGTGGATCTGA
- the nhaR gene encoding transcriptional activator NhaR, whose translation MKTSGLGLNFRHLYYFWVVAKEGSITRAADRLDVAVQTISAQLSLLEQSVGKSLLAPQGRRLVLTEAGRIALAYADQIFLLSEQMMDTLAISDTEHSMRLTVGISDSVPKLITSHLLEAALALPQRVRLVCYEYQLDNLLADLALHKLDVVLTDRPVPSGTNMRVFSHLLGESEIALFGLPALAERYAPGFPASLNGAPLLLPTRNNAIRGRIEHWLEMNSIRVDVVGEFDDNALLNTFGRNGMGLFPADSALAKDVHDQFGAVPVGALSSVKEQFYAISNERKIKHPAVEAILAAIHGKAFPLSRQAA comes from the coding sequence ATGAAGACTTCCGGACTCGGACTCAACTTTCGCCATCTCTATTATTTCTGGGTGGTTGCCAAGGAAGGCAGCATCACCCGCGCCGCCGACCGCCTCGATGTCGCGGTGCAGACCATCAGCGCCCAGCTGAGCCTGCTGGAGCAGTCGGTCGGCAAGTCGCTCCTGGCGCCGCAGGGGCGGCGTCTGGTGCTGACCGAGGCCGGGCGCATCGCGCTGGCCTATGCCGACCAGATCTTCCTGCTCTCCGAGCAGATGATGGATACCCTGGCCATCTCCGACACCGAGCACAGCATGCGCCTGACCGTGGGCATCTCCGACTCGGTGCCCAAGCTGATCACCTCGCACCTGCTGGAAGCGGCGCTGGCGCTGCCGCAGCGGGTGCGGCTGGTGTGCTACGAGTACCAGCTGGACAACCTGCTGGCAGACCTGGCGCTGCACAAGCTGGACGTGGTGCTGACCGACAGGCCGGTGCCCTCGGGCACCAACATGCGCGTCTTCAGCCATCTGCTGGGCGAGAGCGAGATCGCGCTGTTCGGCCTGCCGGCCCTGGCCGAGCGCTATGCGCCGGGCTTTCCGGCCAGCCTGAATGGCGCGCCGTTGCTGCTGCCGACCCGCAACAATGCCATCCGCGGCCGCATCGAGCACTGGCTGGAGATGAACAGCATCCGGGTCGATGTGGTGGGCGAGTTCGACGACAATGCGCTGCTCAACACCTTCGGCCGCAACGGCATGGGCCTGTTCCCGGCCGACTCGGCGCTGGCCAAGGATGTGCACGACCAGTTCGGCGCGGTGCCGGTGGGCGCGCTGTCCTCGGTCAAGGAGCAGTTCTATGCCATCTCCAACGAGCGCAAGATCAAGCATCCGGCGGTGGAGGCGATCCTTGCCGCGATCCATGGCAAGGCGTTCCCGCTGTCCCGGCAGGCTGCCTGA
- a CDS encoding MBL fold metallo-hydrolase: MTPTLLIPRPAATLILARDGDQGPEIFMMQRTLKANFVAGAYVFPGGAVDPADHDPWWSQGAGLDDDAASRILGMENGGLAYWVAAVRECFEESGLLLAADLAGNTPGAAELVALRARAAAGELDFITLCRERGLFPALSSLRYFSHWITPPGLPRRFDTRFFLAAAPAEQIAVADQVETIAHAWLRPEDALARQQRGEMEMVFATIQTLKALSGFGSVEAMLAHAHAQQAVPALMPRVSTGSKGRRMLLPGDRAYAEVGKLDPFGEGQTWSEIVPGKPVRLSERVLRLTAPNPGYMTGPGTNSYLVGDAGALAVIDPGPDDAAHIEALLRESGAALRLILTTHTHLDHSPGARRLKEATGAEVLGMPAPPHARQDQAFTPDRVPAHGERIRIGGATLRVVHTPGHASNHLCYLLEEERMLFTGDHIMQGSTVVINPPDGNMQAYFASLRSLLEEDLEWLAPGHGFLIDQPHRAVRRLLAHRQTREDKVLRALREAGAATAQALLPRVYDDVPAERLAMAERSLLAHLEKLLAEGRASVHNGTWRASGG, encoded by the coding sequence ATGACCCCCACCCTGCTGATTCCCCGCCCGGCGGCGACGCTGATCCTCGCCCGCGACGGCGACCAAGGTCCCGAGATTTTCATGATGCAACGCACGCTGAAGGCCAACTTCGTGGCCGGCGCCTATGTGTTTCCGGGCGGCGCGGTGGACCCGGCCGACCACGACCCGTGGTGGTCGCAAGGCGCCGGCCTCGACGACGATGCGGCCAGCCGCATCCTCGGCATGGAAAACGGCGGCCTGGCCTACTGGGTGGCGGCGGTGCGCGAATGCTTCGAGGAATCCGGCCTGCTGCTGGCCGCCGACCTTGCCGGCAATACGCCCGGCGCCGCAGAACTGGTCGCGCTGCGCGCGCGCGCGGCGGCCGGCGAACTGGATTTCATCACGCTGTGCCGCGAGCGCGGGCTGTTCCCCGCACTGTCGTCGCTGCGTTACTTCAGCCACTGGATCACGCCGCCCGGCCTGCCGCGCCGCTTCGACACCCGCTTCTTCCTGGCAGCGGCGCCGGCCGAGCAGATCGCCGTGGCCGACCAGGTCGAGACCATCGCCCATGCCTGGCTGCGGCCAGAGGATGCGCTGGCCAGGCAGCAGCGCGGCGAGATGGAAATGGTGTTTGCCACCATCCAGACCCTGAAGGCGCTGTCGGGCTTCGGCAGCGTGGAGGCGATGCTGGCCCATGCCCATGCGCAGCAGGCAGTGCCGGCGCTGATGCCGCGGGTGTCCACCGGCAGCAAGGGCCGCCGCATGCTGCTGCCGGGCGACCGCGCCTATGCCGAGGTCGGCAAGCTCGACCCCTTCGGCGAAGGCCAGACCTGGTCCGAGATCGTGCCGGGCAAGCCGGTGCGCCTGTCGGAGCGGGTGCTGCGCCTGACCGCGCCCAATCCCGGCTACATGACCGGCCCCGGCACCAACAGCTACCTGGTCGGCGATGCCGGTGCGCTGGCCGTGATCGACCCCGGCCCGGACGACGCCGCCCATATCGAGGCGCTGCTGCGCGAGAGCGGCGCGGCGCTGCGGCTGATCCTTACCACCCATACCCATCTCGACCATTCGCCGGGCGCGCGCCGCCTGAAGGAAGCCACCGGCGCCGAGGTGCTGGGCATGCCGGCGCCGCCGCATGCGCGCCAGGACCAGGCCTTCACGCCGGACCGGGTGCCGGCGCATGGCGAGCGCATCAGGATCGGCGGCGCCACGCTACGGGTGGTGCATACGCCGGGCCATGCGTCCAACCACCTGTGCTACCTGCTGGAAGAGGAAAGGATGCTGTTCACCGGCGACCACATCATGCAGGGCTCGACCGTGGTGATCAATCCGCCGGATGGCAACATGCAGGCCTATTTCGCCTCGCTGCGCTCGCTGCTGGAAGAAGACCTGGAATGGCTGGCACCCGGCCATGGCTTCCTGATCGACCAGCCGCACCGGGCGGTGCGGCGGCTGCTCGCGCATCGCCAGACCCGGGAAGACAAGGTGCTGCGGGCATTGCGCGAGGCCGGCGCCGCCACCGCGCAGGCCCTGCTGCCGCGGGTGTATGACGACGTGCCGGCCGAGCGCCTGGCGATGGCCGAGCGCTCGCTGCTGGCGCACCTGGAAAAGCTCCTGGCCGAAGGCCGCGCCAGCGTCCACAACGGCACCTGGCGCGCCAGCGGCGGCTGA
- a CDS encoding CreA family protein, with the protein MKFIKPLLCAFLLCHAAAHAEQVGEVSTVFKFIGPNHKIVVEAYDDPKVGGVVCYLSRAKTGGISGAIGIAEDKADASVACRQVGEIRFNGTLPKQEEVFSERASILFKRVQVVRMVDVKRNALVYLVYSDRLIEGSPQNSVTAVPLPAGQPIPLAK; encoded by the coding sequence ATGAAGTTCATCAAACCCCTGCTGTGCGCCTTCCTGCTGTGCCATGCCGCCGCCCATGCCGAACAGGTCGGTGAGGTCAGCACCGTGTTCAAGTTCATCGGCCCCAACCACAAGATCGTGGTCGAGGCCTATGACGACCCGAAGGTGGGCGGCGTGGTCTGCTATCTGTCGCGCGCCAAGACCGGCGGCATCAGCGGCGCCATCGGCATCGCCGAGGACAAGGCCGATGCCTCGGTGGCCTGCCGCCAGGTCGGCGAGATCCGCTTCAACGGCACCCTGCCGAAACAGGAGGAAGTCTTCAGCGAGCGGGCGTCGATCCTGTTCAAGCGGGTGCAGGTGGTGCGCATGGTCGACGTCAAGCGCAATGCGCTGGTCTATCTGGTCTACTCCGACCGGCTGATCGAAGGCAGCCCGCAAAACAGCGTAACCGCAGTGCCGCTGCCGGCCGGCCAGCCGATCCCGCTGGCGAAGTGA
- the rsmA gene encoding 16S rRNA (adenine(1518)-N(6)/adenine(1519)-N(6))-dimethyltransferase RsmA: MKHIPRKRFGQNFLTDQAVLHDIIRVIAPQADDVMVEIGPGLAAMTRLLLEQLHELHVVELDRDLVQRLNKTFDPKRLHVHAGDALQFDFATLAPAEGKLRVVGNLPYNISSPLLFHLSEIAHRVQDQHFMLQKEVVERMVAQPGSKTYGRLSVMLQWRYHMELLFIVPPTAFDPPPQVDSAIVRMIPLAQPLACDAARLEEVVQKAFSQRRKTLRNCLAGMFSEADLVAVGIDPQARAETVGVEGYVALANLRPGGVSG; the protein is encoded by the coding sequence ATGAAACACATACCCCGCAAACGTTTCGGCCAGAACTTCCTGACCGACCAGGCCGTGCTGCACGACATCATCCGCGTCATCGCGCCGCAGGCAGACGATGTGATGGTGGAGATCGGGCCCGGCCTGGCCGCGATGACGCGGCTGCTGCTGGAACAGCTGCACGAGCTGCACGTAGTGGAGCTTGACCGCGACCTGGTACAGCGCCTGAACAAGACCTTCGACCCGAAGCGCCTGCATGTGCATGCAGGCGACGCCCTGCAATTCGATTTCGCCACGCTGGCCCCAGCGGAGGGCAAGCTGCGGGTGGTGGGCAACCTGCCGTACAACATCTCCAGCCCGCTGCTGTTTCATCTTTCCGAGATCGCGCACCGGGTGCAGGACCAGCATTTCATGCTGCAGAAGGAGGTGGTGGAGCGCATGGTGGCGCAGCCCGGCAGCAAGACCTATGGCAGGTTGTCGGTGATGCTGCAGTGGCGCTACCACATGGAATTGCTGTTCATCGTCCCGCCCACCGCCTTCGACCCGCCGCCGCAGGTCGACTCGGCCATCGTGCGCATGATTCCGCTGGCGCAGCCGCTGGCCTGCGATGCGGCGCGGCTGGAGGAAGTGGTGCAGAAGGCTTTTTCACAACGCCGCAAGACCTTGCGCAACTGCCTGGCGGGGATGTTCAGCGAAGCCGACCTGGTGGCGGTGGGGATTGATCCGCAGGCGCGGGCGGAGACGGTGGGGGTGGAGGGGTATGTGGCGCTGGCCAATCTGCGGCCAGGGGGCGTGAGCGGGTGA
- a CDS encoding putative Na+/H+ antiporter produces the protein MNAPTLIQIIGASLFAIAVLHTFSTRFFEHLAHTRPRHAGIWHLLGEVEVVFGFWAMVLMLFMFAVSGRQEAIGYLESRNFTEPMFVFAIMVIAGTRPILQFAGSAVRLVARLLPLPRAMALYFLVLALVPLLGSFITEPAAMTLAALMLRDTLFSRQVSEKLKYATIGVLFVNVSIGGTLTPFAAPPVLMVAAKWNWDIGFMIATFGWKAAIAVVINAGAAMLLFRRELGHMADAPHGAASNVPLPMILAHLAFLLLVVVFAHHSPMFMGVFLFFLGFATAYQRHQDALILREALLVAFFLAGLVVLGGLQQWWLEPVLMSMDANAVFFGATALTAITDNAALTYLGSLVEGLSPEFKAALVAGAVTGGGLTLIANAPNPAGAAILKEKFADNTIRPLGLLLAALPPTLVAALALRLL, from the coding sequence ATGAACGCACCCACACTGATCCAGATCATTGGCGCCAGCCTGTTCGCCATCGCCGTCCTCCATACCTTTTCCACCCGGTTCTTCGAGCATCTCGCCCATACCCGGCCGCGCCATGCGGGCATCTGGCATCTGCTGGGCGAGGTTGAAGTCGTGTTCGGCTTCTGGGCCATGGTGCTGATGCTGTTCATGTTTGCCGTCAGCGGCAGGCAGGAAGCGATCGGCTACCTGGAATCGCGTAACTTCACCGAGCCGATGTTCGTGTTTGCCATCATGGTGATCGCCGGCACCCGCCCCATCCTGCAGTTCGCCGGCTCGGCCGTGCGCCTGGTGGCGCGCTTGCTGCCGCTGCCGCGCGCGATGGCGCTGTACTTCCTGGTGCTGGCGCTGGTGCCCCTGCTGGGCTCCTTTATTACCGAGCCGGCGGCCATGACGCTGGCTGCGCTGATGCTGCGCGACACGCTGTTCTCGCGCCAGGTATCCGAGAAGCTGAAGTACGCCACCATCGGCGTGCTGTTCGTCAATGTCTCCATCGGCGGCACCCTCACGCCCTTCGCCGCGCCGCCGGTGCTGATGGTGGCGGCCAAGTGGAACTGGGACATCGGCTTCATGATCGCCACCTTCGGCTGGAAGGCCGCCATCGCGGTCGTGATCAATGCCGGCGCGGCGATGCTGCTGTTCCGGCGTGAACTTGGCCACATGGCGGACGCACCGCACGGAGCGGCATCGAATGTGCCCCTGCCGATGATCCTGGCCCATCTTGCCTTCCTGCTGCTGGTGGTCGTGTTTGCGCACCATTCGCCGATGTTCATGGGCGTGTTCCTGTTCTTCCTCGGCTTTGCGACCGCCTACCAGCGGCATCAGGACGCGCTGATCCTGCGCGAGGCCCTGCTGGTGGCCTTCTTCCTCGCCGGCCTGGTGGTGCTGGGCGGGCTGCAGCAATGGTGGCTGGAGCCGGTGCTGATGAGCATGGACGCCAATGCCGTGTTCTTCGGCGCCACCGCGCTGACCGCCATCACCGACAATGCGGCGCTGACTTACCTTGGTTCGCTGGTGGAAGGCCTGAGCCCGGAATTCAAGGCCGCGCTGGTGGCGGGCGCCGTGACCGGCGGCGGCCTGACGCTGATCGCCAATGCGCCCAATCCGGCGGGCGCGGCCATCCTGAAGGAAAAGTTTGCCGACAATACGATACGACCGCTGGGCCTGCTGCTGGCCGCGCTGCCGCCCACGCTGGTGGCGGCGCTGGCATTGCGCCTGCTGTAG
- a CDS encoding sorbosone dehydrogenase family protein, which produces MLVIRHVSWIAAIVLLAGCEQATLPLKAGTGPEPTLPPPNHTLLPTVHIAPAKGWPDGGKPLAAAGMMVTAYASGLDHPRWLYTLPNGDVLVAETNAPPKPEDSKGIKGKIMKMVMKRAGAGTPSANRITLLRDADGDGVAEVKTVFLEGLNSPFGMSLVGNTLYVANTDAIMRFPYKAGDTRISEAGVKVADLPAGPLNHHWTKNVIASRDGKKLYATSGSNSNVAENGMEAEENRAAILEIDPASGKTRLFASGLRNPNGMAWQPQTGALWTVVNERDEIGSDLVPDYLTSVKEGGFYGWPYSYYGQTVDARVKPQRPDLVSKAIKPDYALGPHTASLGLMFYQGDLLPKRYQNGAFIGQHGSWNRKPRSGYKVIFVPFDKGMPAGEPEDILTGFVNDDGDALGRPVGVASDKSGALLVADDVGNVIWRVAPAK; this is translated from the coding sequence ATGCTAGTGATTCGTCATGTCTCATGGATCGCGGCCATCGTGCTGCTGGCCGGCTGCGAACAGGCCACGCTGCCGCTCAAGGCCGGCACCGGCCCGGAACCGACGCTTCCGCCGCCCAACCACACGCTGCTGCCGACCGTGCATATCGCGCCGGCCAAGGGCTGGCCCGATGGCGGCAAGCCCTTGGCCGCGGCCGGGATGATGGTCACCGCCTATGCCAGCGGACTTGACCATCCGCGCTGGCTGTACACGCTGCCCAATGGCGATGTGCTGGTGGCCGAGACCAATGCGCCGCCCAAGCCGGAGGACAGCAAGGGCATCAAGGGCAAGATCATGAAGATGGTGATGAAGCGGGCCGGCGCCGGCACGCCCAGCGCCAACCGCATCACGCTGCTGCGCGATGCCGACGGCGATGGCGTGGCCGAGGTCAAGACCGTGTTTCTGGAAGGCCTCAATTCCCCGTTCGGCATGAGCCTGGTCGGCAATACGCTGTATGTCGCCAACACCGACGCCATCATGCGCTTTCCCTACAAGGCCGGCGACACCCGCATCAGCGAGGCCGGCGTCAAGGTGGCCGACCTGCCGGCCGGGCCGCTGAACCATCACTGGACCAAGAACGTGATCGCCAGCCGCGACGGCAAGAAGCTGTATGCCACGTCCGGCTCCAACAGCAATGTGGCCGAGAACGGCATGGAAGCCGAGGAAAACCGGGCGGCCATATTGGAAATCGATCCCGCCAGCGGCAAGACCAGGCTGTTCGCCTCGGGCCTGCGCAATCCGAACGGCATGGCATGGCAGCCGCAGACCGGCGCGCTGTGGACCGTGGTCAACGAGCGCGACGAGATCGGCAGCGACCTGGTGCCCGACTACCTGACGTCGGTGAAGGAGGGCGGCTTCTATGGCTGGCCCTACAGTTACTACGGCCAGACCGTCGATGCCCGCGTCAAGCCGCAGCGGCCGGACCTGGTGTCCAAGGCGATCAAGCCCGACTATGCGCTGGGGCCGCACACGGCCTCGCTGGGCCTGATGTTCTACCAGGGCGACCTGCTGCCCAAGCGCTACCAGAACGGCGCCTTCATTGGCCAGCACGGCTCGTGGAACCGCAAGCCGCGCAGCGGCTACAAGGTGATCTTCGTGCCGTTCGACAAGGGCATGCCGGCCGGCGAGCCGGAGGACATCCTGACCGGGTTCGTCAACGACGACGGCGATGCGCTGGGCCGCCCGGTCGGCGTGGCCAGCGACAAGTCCGGCGCGCTGCTGGTGGCCGACGACGTCGGCAATGTGATCTGGCGGGTGGCGCCGGCGAAGTGA
- a CDS encoding DUF561 domain-containing protein: MHCPRRPAMPNTLAQRLHVDYPIFLAPMAGEAAKAPLVAAVSNAGGLGVLGAGYMSPDRLLATIAEIRSLTSRPFGVNLFVMAPGERSSAGVDTMRQALARYHAELGIAPPTLPASLEENYEAQMEAVLSAGVAAFSFTFGVPSAQHIDALKAGGVCVMGTATTVDEAIELERHGVDAVVAQGAEAGGHRGTFLTDDFQGAMIGTMALVPQVADAVRLPVVAAGGIADRRGVRAALALGASAVSVGTAFLSTIESGVSDAYKLTLTGPASRHTGVTRVFSGRPARGVRNRFMDEMRAFEVSAPAYPVANALTRDMRAAASRQGRPEFLSLWAGQSAPLSRNCSVAQLMEELREGLSQSDLPLTREAR, encoded by the coding sequence ATTCATTGCCCACGGAGACCCGCGATGCCCAACACTCTCGCGCAACGGCTGCACGTCGATTACCCGATCTTTCTCGCGCCCATGGCCGGCGAGGCAGCCAAGGCGCCGCTGGTGGCGGCGGTCAGCAATGCCGGCGGCCTTGGCGTGCTGGGCGCGGGCTACATGTCGCCGGACAGGCTGCTGGCCACCATTGCCGAGATTCGCAGCCTGACATCCCGGCCGTTCGGCGTGAACCTGTTCGTCATGGCGCCCGGCGAGCGCAGCAGCGCCGGCGTCGACACCATGCGCCAGGCGCTGGCGCGCTATCACGCCGAACTCGGCATTGCGCCGCCCACGCTGCCGGCCAGCCTGGAGGAGAATTACGAGGCGCAGATGGAAGCGGTGCTGTCGGCCGGGGTTGCGGCATTCAGCTTTACCTTCGGCGTGCCGTCGGCGCAGCATATCGATGCATTGAAAGCTGGCGGCGTCTGCGTGATGGGCACCGCCACCACGGTGGACGAAGCGATCGAGCTGGAACGGCATGGCGTCGACGCGGTGGTGGCGCAGGGGGCCGAGGCCGGCGGCCATCGCGGCACCTTTCTGACCGACGATTTCCAGGGCGCCATGATCGGCACCATGGCTCTGGTGCCGCAGGTGGCCGACGCGGTGCGGCTGCCGGTGGTAGCGGCCGGGGGCATTGCCGACCGCCGCGGCGTGCGGGCCGCGCTGGCGCTGGGCGCCTCGGCGGTGTCGGTCGGCACCGCCTTCCTCAGCACCATCGAGTCCGGCGTGTCGGATGCCTACAAGCTCACGCTGACCGGGCCGGCCAGCCGCCACACCGGCGTGACCCGGGTGTTCTCCGGGCGGCCGGCGCGGGGCGTGCGCAACCGCTTCATGGACGAGATGCGCGCCTTCGAAGTCAGCGCGCCGGCCTATCCGGTCGCCAATGCGCTGACCCGCGACATGCGCGCCGCCGCCAGCCGCCAGGGCCGGCCCGAGTTCCTGTCACTGTGGGCTGGCCAGTCTGCGCCGCTGTCGCGCAACTGCAGCGTGGCGCAGCTGATGGAGGAACTGCGGGAAGGGTTGTCGCAGTCGGACCTGCCGCTGACGCGGGAAGCCCGGTAA